The following DNA comes from Ignavibacteriales bacterium.
GGCGGTTGGTCGAAGTGGTAGAAAAAGCAAAGTAAGTGGCTGTTCCTGAACACGACGAGCATTACGAGGAGTAACCCATGATCCAGGAAGAAACGAATCTTGTAGTCGCAGACAACTCCGGTGCAAAGAAAGTACGGTGCATCCGGGTTCTTGGCGGGCACGACAGGCGCTATGCGTCATTGGGCGACCTGATTGTTGTAGCGGTCAAGAGTGCCATTCCTGGTGCCCCCGTGAAGAAAGGGGAGGTCTCCCGCGCGGTCGTGGTTCGCAC
Coding sequences within:
- a CDS encoding uL14 family ribosomal protein, which encodes MIQEETNLVVADNSGAKKVRCIRVLGGHDRRYASLGDLIVVAVKSAIPGAPVKKGEVSRAVVVRT